A DNA window from Acropora palmata chromosome 12, jaAcrPala1.3, whole genome shotgun sequence contains the following coding sequences:
- the LOC141860452 gene encoding melatonin receptor type 1A-like, with protein MSAQMRFAAAMSERTVLSIATESTIFILINIIAILGNCFALAAISRNPKLRKIANWYILTLAIADLFAAVTCMPLTVGAAIRGEWVYRDVICEIQGFVFQTWAFFSLTIVAATAVHRYFRVVRPVRFREIFTQTFTVLMVVSCLVLSTAAVVALRFSLDAPFTFGPHFFCTPNFPQQKTRKVAALSVFLGFIAIPSLILLFCYFKVYRAVRRHVILVMPNLRPQQQGQSDKKLTNRVEEIKTTKLVFAIITVFCILWIPLSIIGALYVSDVILPRWGHLMYDYLTFMTAATNPLIYGLMTKSFRAEYALIVRCNKRGHGTPNFG; from the coding sequence ATGTCAGCGCAAATGAGATTTGCGGCCGCCATGTCTGAGCGAACTGTCTTGTCGATTGCTACGGAATCTACAATATTCATCTTAATCAACATCATCGCTATTCTAGGAAACTGTTTTGCGCTAGCAGCTATCTCAAGGAATCCAAAGCTTCGAAAAATCGCAAACTGGTACATATTAACATTGGCAATAGCTGACTTGTTCGCGGCGGTCACGTGTATGCCACTGACCGTGGGCGCTGCCATTAGAGGGGAATGGGTCTATAGGGACGTCATTTgtgaaattcaaggtttcGTGTTTCAAACATGGGCGTTTTTCTCGTTGACAATCGTTGCGGCTACAGCAGTGCATCGCTATTTCAGAGTGGTCAGACCGGTTCGTTTTCGAGAAATTTTCACCCAGACATTTACTGTTTTGATGGTTGTCTCTTGCCTTGTTTTGTCAACTGCTGCTGTGGTGGCATTGCGTTTTTCATTAGACGCGCCGTTTACGTTTGGACCTCATTTTTTCTGCACTCCAAACTTTCCCCAACAAAAAACTAGGAAAGTGGCGGCGTTGTCAGTGTTTCTGGGTTTTATAGCAATTCCGTCTTTAATATTGCTCTTTTGCTATTTCAAAGTTTATCGCGCCGTCCGAAGACACGTGATTCTAGTCATGCCAAATCTAAGACCACAACAGCAAGGACAATCGGACAAGAAACTCACAAATCGAGTGGAAGAGATAAAGACGACCAAACTAGTCTTTGCGATTATCACGGTCTTTTGCATTCTATGGATTCCTTTGAGCATAATTGGGGCGCTTTACGTGTCTGACGTTATATTGCCTCGATGGGGACATTTGATGTACGATTACTTGACCTTCATGACGGCCGCTACGAATCCACTCATTTACGGATTGATGACGAAGTCTTTTCGCGCAGAGTACGCTCTGATAGTGAGGTGCAATAAACGAGGCCACGGCACACCTAATTTCGGTTAA